CGATTACCGGCAGCATTGCGGGGGAGCCCCGgcgctgcttcactgcccccttGGGCCGTCACCGCGAGCGGCGGCGTCCTGCcaggcccgtgcccaggccgCGGCCCCACCGCATCGAGCCGGGCGGGCTCCACCgcagccccggggccgcccccgctcCCGGAGCCCGGTTACAAAACCGGGCGGTGCGGGAGGGGCGGCTGCGCCCTAGGCGGGGATCGCGCACTCGGCGGTGCGGTACCGGCACCGGTACCCGTGCGGGCTCGCTGCCGGTGCCGCAGCCTGGCAGGCGGCGGTGCCCAAGCGGTTCCGCCGCTGTTCCGGTGCCGCAGCGACCCCGGCCCGGCCAACGGGCAGCGCCGGCCGGTGGCGCAACCACGGCGGCCGCGTGACGGCCCCGCgccccgggcgggcggcgggacGGGGGGGGCCCGGCCCTGCGGCGCCGCGGGGGCGGCACCGACACCGACACCGGGCGGGGGGCGCATTTCGGGCCTCGGCATTCCTGGGTTGTATGGGGCACGGGAGACTCCCTGAACGGGGTCAGGGGCCGCGGCGCGCACCCCACATGGAGGCACGGGGGGCACCCCGAGCGGGGCCATGGGGTGCGGGCGCTGTGGGCTCGCAGGGTGCGGGGGGTGAACGCACCCGGACTGCGGGGATGCGGGGGGGCCGCATCACGGGGTGCGGGGGTGCCCGCAGCACGGCGTGCGGGGGACGCGGGGGAGCCGGCAGCACGGCGTGCGGGGGGCGCAGGGATGCCCACAGCCCGGCGGGCGGGGTTGCGGGGGTGCAGGTGCTCCCGCATCACGGGTTGCGGGGGTGCCGCCGCCCCCCCCGGTTCTCTCCGAGTCCCGTAAGCCGCTTTGCCCTGACGCTCGGTAAAGCCCCGGCGCGGCCTATTTACGGCAGCAGCGAGCCTAATCCCCGAGCGCTGCCGCGGGGGGAGCGGCCCGGAGACCCCCGCCGTGCCCGCGGCCGCGGGGTCCCGCTCGGCCCCGCTACCCCCGCCCCGCTACCCCCCCCCGCCTCGCACCGAACCCGTGCGCTGCGGACTGCGGCAGCGGGAAGCGGCGGAGGGAACTgcgctcgggggctcctccggagCCTCCGAACCCCTCGCTCGCCGCCGGTACCCCTCACCCGAGCCCCGGACCCCCCgatccccccgcgccccccgctcACCGGCCGGGCCGAGCTGCGCGGGGTCCGCTCGCTGcgcgccgggcggggcggggcctgcACGGGGCGGGGCTTTGCAGGGGGCGGGGACTGGGCGGGGCCCGGCCCGCTAATGCCGCGTAGGCCACAGGAGCTGATGAGGGGCGGGGCCTATTTGGGGGCGGGGCCAAGGGGGCCGTGCAGCAGAGCGCCCCCTGGTGGCGGAAGGGCGCACTCGGCgcgggcggccccggccccgccgcgtcaCGCGTGGGGACGGTCACGCGCCCGCTGTGACGCGCAGGGGACGGCCACGTGTCACCCTCTCACCCCTGGGGATGGCCCGTGCGCCCATATCATTCTTGTGTACCTCTTGGGGCTTATTCCATGTCCCCTTATCGCTTCTGGGATCAGTCCCGTGTCCCCTGGTCATGCGTGGGGACGGTCACGCGCCCGCAGTGACGCGCATGGGACAACCACGTGTCCCCCTGTCACCCCTGGGCATGGCCTGTGCACCTACGTCATTCTCATGTAACTGTGGGGCTTTTCTGGTGTCCCCTTGTCACCTCTGGAGTCAGTTCTGTGTCCCCTGGTCACTCGTGGGGCTTATCTCGTGACCCTTCTCATGTCGGGGGTCAGTTCTGTGTCCCCTGGTCACTCCTGGGGCTGGTCACAAGTCCCCCGGTAATGCACAAGCGACAGCCAAGAGTACCCCTGTCACCCCTGGGGATGGCCCATGTGCCTACGTCATTCTCGTGTAACTCTGTGGGGCTTTTTtggtgtccccttgtcccctctGGGGTCAGTTCTGTGCCCCCTGGTCACTCCTGGGGACGGTCACGCGCCCGCGGTGACACGCGAGGGACAGCCACATGTCCCCCTGTCACCCCTGGGGATGGCCCATGCGCCTACGTCATTCTCGTGTACCTTTGTGGGGCTTTTGCCGTGTTACCTTGTCACCTCTGGGGTCAGTTCCGTGTCCCCGGTCACTCGTGGGGCCGGTCACGCACAAGGCACAGTCACTTGTCACCCGTGGTGCTGCTCCCGTGTCCCGCGTGTGGCCGCTCCCGCAGTCCCCAGTCCCCCTCTGCAGGACGGCCCCGCGTCGCCGCGTCCCGCGTGGGGGCTGTCCCGTGTCCCCACCCCGGTCCCGCCCCCCGCCCTTCCCCTTCCCGTTTTGGTCCCGTTTCGGTTTCTGTTCTCGGCCGGGGCGGAGCCTCGCAGCGTCCGGTGCGTGGGGGGCCCTGCCCCGCGGGGAGTGGGGGGACCCTGCCGGGGGGTGTGGGACCTCCATGGGGCTGGGGGGCCCCGGGCGATCGGGGGGTCCCGATCCGGTGCGGGGTGGGGGGGCTGTGTCGGGGGGTGTGGGACCCCCACGGGGCTGGGGAGGTGCGCGGCGATCGAGGGGTCCCGCCCTGGGGCGGGGGTCCCGGGGCTAAAGGGGGGTCCCGCCCCGGGGACGCGGGGCCGAGGGGACCCTCGGTCCGGGGAGGGGCACGAACGGGGAgtttggggagggggcttgggGTCACGGGGCGTCCcagcgggctggggagggagggggcgTAAAGGACCCCAGCCCCACACGTGTGTGTGGCCCAGGATGGCCGGGGGGGTGCTGGAGGTGCGGGGAGTGCCCCCCGACGCCCccgaggagctgctggtgctgtacTTCGAGAGCCGGCGGCGCTCGGGCGGGGGGCCCGTGCAGAGCTGCCAGCGCCTCgggcccctcctcttcctcaccttcGAGGACCCCCAGGGTAAGCGTGGGCAGGGGGGCGTGCCCCGGTTCAGCTGGGAGCTTTGgagtgggatttgggggtcccggtcccacagggagcactggggtgggatttgggggtcacAGTCCCACAGGGAGCACTGGGGTGGGATTTGGAGGTCTCAGTTGCAATGGAAGcactggggtgggatttggggatctcggtcccactgggagcactgggatggagtGTGTAACCATCCCAGTCCTACTGGAAGcactgggaggggatttgggggtttcagTCCTCCTGGGATCATTGGGGTGGTATTTGGCGTTCCCAGTcccactgggagcgctgggatagGGTTCCCAGccccactgggagcactgggatggggtgTGGGGGTTCCCAGTtccactgggagcactgggatagGGTTCCCAgcctcactgggagcactgggatggggtgTGGGGGTTCCCAGCCCCACTGGGATAAGATGTGGGGGTTCCCAGCCCCACTGAGATGGGGTGTGGGGGTTCCCAGTCCCACTGGGATGGGCTGAGGAGTTCCCAGCcctactgggagcactggtgagCGGTGCTGTGCCCCCGGGGGTCGCAGGGGTGCTGGGTGAGCCCCCAGTGACCCTGCCTTCCCTCCCCAGACGCACAGAACGTGTTGGCCCACGGCAGCCACAGGCTCGGGGGGGCCGAGCTGGGGGTGCGCCCGGCCCCCCCCTGGGACCCCTCCCACCTGCTGCTGCGGGGTCTGGAGCCCGGGACCCCCCCCGAGCACCTGGGGACCCTGCTGGGGGTGTcccctggcactgtcaccctgtgccagggctcggTGCCCGGCTGGAGCCTGCTGCGGCTGCAggagcccctgagccccccaggtgggactggggacactggggggcaccAGGGTGGCATTTTGGGGTGCAGATTCTGCCGAGTGTCCTGGTGCCGGGGGTGGGAGTGTTGGGGGGCTTGAATGCTAATGGGCTGGGGGTTCTGGGGGACACACCAGGGTGGCATTTTGGGGCATGGGTTCTGCTGGGCgccctggtgccagggatgggAGTATTGGGGGGCAGGGGGCTGATGagctggggggtctgggggtgacATCGGGGTGGTGTTTTGGGGTATGGGATCTGCCAGGTGCCCTGGTGCCAGGGGTGGGAGTGTTGAGTGGGCTGATGATCTTGGGGGGACACCAGGGTGGCATTTTGGGGCGCGGGTTCTGCCAGGTGCCCAAACCCTGGGCATGACAGCACCATGGGGGCGGTGGCCCGGCCATGGTGGCGGGGGTGGCACAGCCATGGTGGGGGTGGTGACATGGCCATGGTGGGGGAGGTGGCACAGCCATGGTGGGGGCAGTAGCCCAGCAATGGTGATGGCAGTGGCAGGGCCATATTGGGGGCAGTGGCACAGCCATGGTGGGGGCAGTGACATGGCCATGGTGGGGGCGGTGGCACAGCCATGGGGATGTGGTAGCACGGCCATGGTGGGGGCAGTGGCATAGCCGCGGTGAGGGCACTGGCATGGCCATGGTGGGGGCGGTGGCatggccatggcagggacagtggCATGGCCACAGTGGAGGCAGTGACATAGCCATGGGGACGCGGTGGCACAGCCATGGTGGGGGCGATGGCATGGCCACGGTGGGGGCGGTGGCACGGCCATGGTGGAGGTGgtgacatggccatggggacacggTGGCACGGCCATGGTGGGAGCAGTGGCAGGGCCATGGTGGGGGCACGGTGGCACGGCCATGGAGACACAGTGGCATGGCCATGGTGGGGGCAATGGCACGGCCATGGGGACGCGGTGCCAGCGCTGCCCGTGCCCCAGAGTTGGCATCGGCGGAGCAGCGGGCACGGCGGCGGGGACTGGCATTGCTGCGGGTACCACGGAGCCCCGCGGTGCGGGTGAGGGCATTGGGGACGGCGCCGGGCCGGGACCTGCTCGAGCTCTACTTTGAGAACCGGCGCAGCGACGGCGGCCGCGTCAGCGACGTGcaggtgctgccaggggggcacggGGCCATCGTCACCTTCCAGGAGCCGGCAGGTGAGGGcatggtgccagggagccaggacTGAttgcacagggacagggtgatCATGGGCGCATGGGAATGGggtgccaaggtgcctttggtgcggGAACAGGGTGGTGAGGTGGGCACACTGGCACACTGCACAGGAACAGGGTGATAATGGGTGCATGGGAATGAGGTGCCAAGGTGGGCACAGTGCCCTCAGTATGGAATGGGGTGGTGAGGTGGGCATGGTGCCCTTGGTGTGGGAACAGGGTAGTGAGGTGGGCATGGTGCCATTTGCCCAGGAACAGGGTGATCATGTGTGCATGAGAATGGGGTGCCAAGGTGGGCACGATGCCCTTGGTGTGGAAAGAGATGGTGAGGTGGGCACAGTGCCCTTGGTGCAGAAATGGGGTGCCAAGGTGGGCATGGTGTTCTTCATGTGGGAACAGAGTGGTGAGGTGGGCACGGTGCCATTTGCACAGGAACTGGGTGATGGTGGGGGCGTGGGAATGGGGTGCCAAGGTGGGCATGGTGCCATTGGTCTAGGAACAGGATGGTGAGGTGGGTACAGTACCCTTGATGTGGAATGGGATGGTGAGGTGGGCACAGTGCTGTTTGCTCAGGAACAGGGTGATCATGGGTGGATGGGAATGGCATGCCAAAGTGGGCATGGTGCCCTCAGTGTGAGATGGGGTGCCAAGGTGGGCACAGTGCTCTCAGTGCTGGAACGGGGTGGTGAGGTGGGTACGATGCCATTTGCCCAGGAACAGGGTGATCATGTGATCATGGGTGTATGGGAATGGGATGCCAAGGTGGGCACATTGCCCTCAGTGTGGAAAGGGGTGGTGAGGTGAGCATGGTGCTCTTGGTATGGAATGGGGTGGTGAGGTGGGCATGGTGCCATTTGCTTAGGGACAGGGTGATCATGGGTGCATGGGAATGGGGTGGTGCCAAGGTGCTCATGGTGCCCTTGGTGCGGGAACAGAGTGCCAAAGTGGGCACGGTGCTCTTGCTGCAGGAACAGCGTGGTGAAGTGGTCGCAGTGCCATTTGCAAAGGAGCAGGGCGATCATGggtggatgggaatgggatgccAAGGTGGGCACGGTGCCCTTGGTGTGGAGTGGGGTGCCAAGGAGGGCACGGTGCCATTTGCACAGAAACAGGGTGATCATGggggcatgggaatggggtgctgaGGTGGGCACGGTGCTCTTGGTGAGGGAACAGAGTGGTGAGGTGGGCATGGTGCCATTTGCACAGGAACAGGGTGATCGTGGGAGCATGGGAATGGGGTGCCAAGGTGGGCACGGTGCCCTCAGTGTGGAATGAGGTGGTGAGGTGGGCACAGTGCCATTTGTACAGGAACAGGGTGATCATGGGTGGATGGGAAGGGGGTGCCAAGGTGGGCACAGTGCCATTTGCACAGGAACAGGGTGATCATGGGGACATGGTAAAGGGGTGCCAAGGTGGGCACAGTGCCATTTGCACAGGAACAGGGTGATCATGGGGACATGGTAAAGGGGTGCCAAGGTGGGCACAGTGCCATTTGCACAGGAACAGGGTGATCATGGGGACATGGGAAAGGGGTGCCAAGGTGGGCACAGTGCCATTTGCACAGGAACAGGGTGATCATGGGTGGATGGGAAGGGGGTGCCGAGGTGGGCACGGTGCCATTTGCACAGGAACGGGGTGATCACAGGAGCACAGGGAGCCGCTCTGTGCCACCAGCTGCCCGTCCCTTTGTCCCCACAGCCGCAGAGCGGGTGCTGCAGAGGCCACACCGCCTGCAGGACACGGTGCTGGAGCTCACCCCCCACTTTCccttcctggagctgctggaggagaacACGGACGTGCCCCCGGACGCTGTCCCTGCTCCGGACAGAGCCTCTCCTCCTGACACGGAGCCCCTGCTGGTCAGGGAGCCCTTGCTGGACACAGATTGCCCGTCGGACTCAGTGCCAACCTCAGACCCTGCTGTGGCACACACGAACCCCACACCGGACACAGCGCCAGCGCCAACAGTGCCAACATCACAcccggggccggggcagcccccAGCCACCTTCCCCAGCAGGGACAAGGACACAGAGgggctcggggccgtgcccagccAGGCCCAGCCCCCCAGGCCCATGTCGGTGGTGGTGCCAGAGCCGGTGTCAGCAGTGTCGGTGCAGGACGAGGCGCTGGTGCCAGCGGAGCCGGGAGCCGTGCGCTACCTGCAGCAGCACTACCAGGACGTGCTCAGCAGCGTCCCCgaagtgtccctgctgccactggAGGGGGGGGACATCTCTGGCTTCCGGGTGAGCTGCAGGCAGGAACAGGAGAAGTTgtggaattcacagaatgactaggttggaagagGCCTTAAAGAGCATCGAGTGCAGGGGTGTGGGCAGGTACAGGCAGGTGAAGGCAGGTACAGGCAAGTGCAGACAGGTGTGGGCAGGTACAAGCAGGTGAAGGCAGGTACAGGTGCAGGGAGATGTGGCCAGGTGCAGACAGCAGTACAGGGAGGTGCAGGTAGGTGTGGGCAGGTACAGGTAGGTGTGGGCAGGTACAGGCAAGTGCAGACAGGTGTGGGCAGGTACAGGCAGGTGCAGACATGTGTGGGCAGGTACAGGCAGgtgtgggcaggtgcaggcaggtGCGTGAGCAGGTGCAAGCAGGTGcaggcagcagtgcagggaggtgtgggcaggtgcaggcaggtGTGGGCAGATGCAGGCCACAGAGCAGGGAGGTACAGGTAGGTGCAGGCAGGTACAGGTGCAGACAGGGGTGTGGGCAGGTGCCGGCAGCAGTTCAAGGAGGTGCAGGCAGGTACAGACAGGTGCAGGCAGGTGTGGGCAGTGCAGGCAGGTGCAGACCAgtgtgggcaggtgcaggcagcagagcagggaggtaCAGGTAGGTACAGGAATGTATAGACAGGTGCAGGCAGgtgtgggcaggtgcaggcaggtGTGGGCAGGGGTCtctgctgccctcccacctcctcaTGCTCACAACACATCCTTGTGCCAGGGGCTGCCAGCCCCGTGGTGCtgcccacgctgcctgcaggtgAGTGGGGAGCTGGGCAGGCGCTGGTGCCCAGGTGCTGACCCTTTGCCCCTCTGCTGACAGGTGAGCGGGGAGCTTGGCCGGTGCCAGGCCATGGTGGATTTCCTGCAGAGCCTGCTGGACTCTGTGGTCTCGCACCCCACAACCCTGAGCTTCCCCGGCGTTGCCCGCTTCCTGCGGGACCCGGCTGGGCAgagcctgctgcagcagctggagagcCGCTTCCAATGCGTCATCCAGCTGGACGGTGAACCCTGGAGCCCTCCAGATCCCCAGGTGCAGCCTCGTGGGGAGGGAGGGGTCTGGCAAGTGGGTGCCGTTGTGCTGGtccctgctgtgccacagcagcGTTGGTGATGCCACCCTTGAtccccacagctgcagctggaggagctgctgcccccaAGCAGGGAGCCCCGGCCACGCTCCTGGCACCAGGACCTGCCTGAGGGCCACAATGCCGGTGCTGATGGCGATGGTGATGGGGGTGACCACGGCTTCCATTCCAGCGCAGGTGAGGGGCGAGGGTGACACTTTGGTGCCCGCTCTGTGGGTGCTGCGGTGGGATGAGGAGGCCACAGGTGCTGGTCCTCCCCAGGACATGGTGGTGGGGCCTCATGGCTGACACCCCGCTGCTCCCACAGAGGAGATCAAGGAGTTGCTGGCAGCACTGCGCCCGAGCGACACCGACGGCCGTGGCAGCCCCGACCCATGGCCTGACACCCTCCCTGGTGACGAGTGGGACCCCAACGCCGCGTTCATCTGTGCGGCCGGtggtgatggtgccaaggagctGCTGTCGGACACCggcgtggaggaggaggaggaagaggaggtgcaGATGGCCCTGGCCATCCAGTTCTCCATGGACCACGCGAGGCacgagcaggaggagctggcgcGCGCCACCGCTCTGTCCCTGAGCTCCTACAGCcgtgagcaggagcaggagcaggcccAGGAGGATGCCAGCCTGCTGGCCGCGCGGGAGGCCTCGCTGGAGGAGGCGCTGCTGGCGGCGGACACGGCACGGGTGACGCTGTTCTGCTCCTCCGAGCAGGACGCCTCGGCGGCAGCACGGGAGCTGGAGCGGGCGCTGGCGGGGCGGCTGCGGGCACAGGACGTGGCGAGCGAGCGGCTGCGGGCGCTGCCAGCTGCTGGGCGCTGCGCGCTGGCGCTGCTGCGGTGCCGGCACACCGTGCAGCTCAGTCTGCGCGGTGACACCGCCACGCTGCACGGCTTCGCCGAGTACACGGCCCTGGCTGCCCAAGAGCTCGCCTTGCTGCTCCACCGTCTGCCACTGCCGGGGCATGGTGCCACCGCTGACCCCACTGCCACCGCTGATCCCACTGCCACCGCTGCCACCGCGCACTGGGTGCGCTGGGACCCCTCTGGCACCGCTGTGCCCTATGCCCCCGAGGCAGCAGCGCTGCTGGAGCAGGCCTGGTCGCACCAGGAGCGCCGGCTGGATCTGGTGCTGGATGGGCGGCCCTTCACCGTGGATTTGGAGCGCATGGAGGAGTTTGACATCGGCAGCGCCCGCGCCGTGCCTGTCTGCCGCAGCCAGCCCCCGCTGGACAGCGCCTTCTTCCTGCTCGGTGCGTGTGGGTGCCATGGGGCCAGCCGTGCCTCTTGCTGTGCCCACACTCACCAGGGCTTTATCCGTGTATGGCAGGGCCAGAggtggctgggctggaggaggaggTGCGGCTGATGGTGCTGGCTGAGGACTCAGAGGAGTTCGCCGACACGGTGCGCCACTTCTGCAGCACTCTGGAGGAGCTGCACAGCCAGATCAGCATCGTGCAGGTGGGGCTGGGCGCAGGGGAcccccagggtgtccccgtgGCGCAGCAGTGACACGGCGGTGCCCAACAGGTGCAGAAGCTGATCCATCCAGTGCTGTACAAGCAGTACCAGCTGAAGAAGGGCAGCGTGAAGCGCACCTGTGCCGCCGGCACCGTTGTGGAGCGCGTCCTCTTCCACGGCACCACCAAGGCCTCCAGCTGCGAGatctgcctgcacggcttcaacCGCAGCTTCTGTGGGAAGAATGGTGAGTGCCAGGCACATGGGGGGTGACCAGGGGTGCCCTTGGTGCAGGAACAGGGCACCAAGGAGGGGCATGGTGCCAGCAGCATGGAAATAGGGCACCAAGGCGGGGCACGGTGCAATCAGCATGGAACAGGGCACCAAGGGGGGGCACGGTGTCATTGGCATGGGAACAGGGCACCAAGGGGGGGTCATGGTGCCATCAGCATGGGAACAGGGCACTAAGGGGGGACATGGTGTCATTGGCATGGGAACAGGGCACCAAGGGGGGCACGGTGTCATATTGGCATGGGTACAGGGTGTCCATGTGGGCATGATGCTGACAGCACCGTGAGAAGAGGGCACCGGGTGCCATTGGCATGGGAGTGGGGTGCCAAGGTGGGCACGGTGCCATTGGTGTAGGAACAGGGTGGAGAGGTGGGCACAGTGCCATTTGCACAAGAACAGGGTGATAATGGGTGCATGGGAAGGGGGTGGTGGCCAAGGTGGTGGTGCCAAGGTGGGCATGGTGCCATTTGCACAGGAGCAGGGTGCTCATGGGTACATGGGAGTGGGGTGCCAAGGTGGGTATGGCACCCTCGGTGTGGAATGGGTGGTGAGGTGGGCACAGTGCccttggtgtggaatggggtggTGGGGTGAGCACAGTGCCATTTGCACAGGAACAGGGTGATCACAGGTGCATGGGAAGGGGTTTCCAAGGTGGGCACAGTGCCCTCAGTGTGGAATAGGGTGCCAATGTGGCCCCAGGGTGCCGATGTGCTCCCGGTACCACCGGCACACCCCCCGTGCCCCAGCTGATGCCCGTCCTGCAGCCACGCTCTACGGCCGCGGCGTTTACTTCGCGGTGCGTGCGGCGATCTCGGCGCGGGACCGCTACTCCCCGCCCAGCGCCGACGGCACCAAGTTCATCTTCATGGCCAAGGTGCTGACCGGGGAGTTCACGGCCGGGCGGCGGGAGCTGCGGGCACCCCCTCCGCGCGAGGGCTCCGGGGCGCCCCAGCGCTACCACAGCGTGGTGGATGACCCGCGGCAGCCCGACATCTTCGTCATCTTCAACGACACCCAGGCCTACCCGCAGTACCTCATCACCTGCTGCAGCCGCCACGGGGGCCCCCTCTGAGCCCCCCGGCGGGGGCTCTGCTGCAACGACCCTCTCGGCGtcccctggcactggtgccaaagtGGGGGTTACGGTGTCTGGGGGCTCAAGGTGTGCAGGGATGTTCCTGCCCTGTCCAGGAGCTCACAGTGGGGGGATCCtcacttggggacactcctgggcaCCCTCgtgccagggcagcaggtggGCAGGAGGACTTTGGGTCACCTGTGTGACACCAGTGAAATTTAgaataaaactgaaaataaaatttgGAATTTTTAATCAATTGGAGTCTTTTgcatggctgggattgaggggggactgggagagaggaggggaagtTCCAGACCCAACTGGGAGCATTGGAATAGGGGGAATGTCTCAGTcccaactgggagcactggcattGGGGTGGATGGGGTCCCAGACCcagctgggagcactggcatTGGGGTGGATGGGGTCCCAGACCCAACTGGGAGCGCTGGCATTGGGGTGGATGGCGTCCCAGacccaactgggagcactgggagtggggtcaggcaggagcctggctgtgtgtgggtgctgtgtCCCCCAGTGAGGTGGCTGTGTGGGGTGGTGGCTCtgggccaccccagggctggacCTGGCCACTCCTGCACCTCTGCCTGTTCCCTGCACCCTTCTTGCTCCtcacctgctccctgcctgcaccTACCTGTATCCTGCTTCCCCACCTGCACCTCTGCCTGTTCCCTGCACCCTGCCTGCTCCTCACCTGCTCCCTgcttcctccctcctccctgcctctttcctacctgctccctgctccccacCTGCACCTCTGCCTGTTCCCTGCACCCTTCCTGTTCCCCACCTGCCCCCTGCCTCCTCCCTACCTGCATCCTAATCCtcacctgctccctgcctgcaccCTACCTGTATCCTGCTCCCTTCCTGCTCCtcacctgctccctgcctgctccccacacctgcatcctgctccctgcctgctccctgcttcctccctcctccctgcctctttcctacctgctccctgctcctcacctgCACCTCTGCCTGTTCCCTGCACCCTTCCTGCTTCCCACATGCACCCTGCCCCCTCCCTACTTGCTCCCCACCTTCCTTACCTCCTCTCTACCTGCATCGTGCTCCCTgcttcctccctgctccccaccTGCTTCCTCCCTGCACCCTACCTGCATCCATCCTGCTCCTCAcctgctctctccctgctccctgcctgttCCTCTGTCCACCTgcaccccaagctgtgctggggggACCCCGGTGCCCACCCTGTGGGTTTGGTCAGAGCCCCCGCcgtgggcagtgctgccagcactgctgcccaCCGGGTAAGACCCTCCAGCAGGCAGCGGCAGGGTGAGGCGGGGGTGCCCAGTGTGCCCTGTTGCCCGCTGAGATGCCCCAGGTGGGTGAGGGCAGGGTTGGGGGTCTTGGTGACCCCCGCGCCCCTTTGGGGACCCCACACGGGCTGGGCACAAGGGTGACACCAGCGGCACAAGGGAGTGGGCACAAGAGTGACACCAGCGGCACAAGGGAGTGGGCACAAGGGTGACACCAGCGGCCCCGGGCCCGCGGGCACAGGCGGCTCCCGGGCAGGGTGCGGTGGCACCGCGCCGGCGTGTGCCAGCCCCGCTGACGTGTGCCAGCGCTGGGATCCCGGCGGGCACCGTGCCAGCCGTGCCAGCCCCGCGCACGTGGCGCCAGCCCCGCTCCCCGCGGAGCGCTGGCGGATGGAGGTGAGAGCCCGGAGGGTCGGGGGTGCGGGAGGGGTCCTGGCCGCACGCCCACCCCCTCTGCAGAGTCCGGTGCCCCGCGCCCCGCGGGTGCCCCGGGCGGGGAGTGCCCGGCGCTGCCGGTGCCAAGCGTGCCGGACCTTTGTCCCCTGACGCCGAGGGGCCCGCGGGGCCCAGCGCGGCTGAAAAGGGCCCTTTGTCCGGCTCTGGCCGGGGGATTCGCTCCCTGCGCCCGTGCCGGCACCGCCACATGACCGCGGAAGGAGCGGCTGCGCCAGCACCGGATCCGGACGGACGGAGCGAGCGGCAGCCCCGGTACGGCCGCAGCGGGAGCGGGCGGGGGTCTGAGCCTTGTCCCCCTCACGGCAGGTACcacggaggggacagagggaccggGACAGGATCCCGACCTCGGCGCTGCCCCGGTGCCGGATCCCGGGGGTCCTCACGCCTCCCCGCTCCGGGGGCTCGGGGGTCTCTGAGCCCCGTGGGGTGGGTGCGGTGGTGCTGGGGCTGTCTGGGTCAGTTCGGCAGGCGATGGCCCCGATGGGGCTGGGGGTCGGGGGGCTGTGCACGCCAGCAACTGGATGTggcagggggcaccggggggtcTCTGTAGCTCCCGAGGCCCCCCTagtgcatatgtgtgtgtgtttgtgcacagGTGTGTTCTCTGTGCACACTGCGGTGCTTGAACCTGGGCGTGACTGCCGGGGCTGGACACACCCGTGTCCACCCGTG
The sequence above is drawn from the Melospiza melodia melodia isolate bMelMel2 chromosome 1, bMelMel2.pri, whole genome shotgun sequence genome and encodes:
- the PARP10 gene encoding protein mono-ADP-ribosyltransferase PARP10 produces the protein MRGGRITGCGGARSTACGGRGGAGSTACGGRRDAHSPAGGVAGVQVLPHHGLRGCRRPPRFSPSPVSRFALTLGKAPARPIYGSSEPNPRALPRGERPGDPRRARGRGVPLGPATPAPLPPPASHRTRALRTAAAGSGGGNCARGLLRSLRTPRSPPVPLTRAPDPPIPPRPPLTGRAELRGVRSLRAGRGGACTGRGFAGGGDWAGPGPLMPLPSPPLQDGPASPRPAWGLSRVPTPVPPPALPLPVLVPFRFLFSAGAEPRSVRMAGGVLEVRGVPPDAPEELLVLYFESRRRSGGGPVQSCQRLGPLLFLTFEDPQDAQNVLAHGSHRLGGAELGVRPAPPWDPSHLLLRGLEPGTPPEHLGTLLGVSPGTVTLCQGSVPGWSLLRLQEPLSPPELASAEQRARRRGLALLRVPRSPAVRVRALGTAPGRDLLELYFENRRSDGGRVSDVQVLPGGHGAIVTFQEPAAAERVLQRPHRLQDTVLELTPHFPFLELLEENTDVPPDAVPAPDRASPPDTEPLLVREPLLDTDCPSDSVPTSDPAVAHTNPTPDTAPAPTVPTSHPGPGQPPATFPSRDKDTEGLGAVPSQAQPPRPMSVVVPEPVSAVSVQDEALVPAEPGAVRYLQQHYQDVLSSVPEVSLLPLEGGDISGFRVSGELGRCQAMVDFLQSLLDSVVSHPTTLSFPGVARFLRDPAGQSLLQQLESRFQCVIQLDGEPWSPPDPQLQLEELLPPSREPRPRSWHQDLPEGHNAGADGDGDGGDHGFHSSAEEIKELLAALRPSDTDGRGSPDPWPDTLPGDEWDPNAAFICAAGGDGAKELLSDTGVEEEEEEEVQMALAIQFSMDHARHEQEELARATALSLSSYSREQEQEQAQEDASLLAAREASLEEALLAADTARVTLFCSSEQDASAAARELERALAGRLRAQDVASERLRALPAAGRCALALLRCRHTVQLSLRGDTATLHGFAEYTALAAQELALLLHRLPLPGHGATADPTATADPTATAATAHWVRWDPSGTAVPYAPEAAALLEQAWSHQERRLDLVLDGRPFTVDLERMEEFDIGSARAVPVCRSQPPLDSAFFLLGPEVAGLEEEVRLMVLAEDSEEFADTVRHFCSTLEELHSQISIVQVQKLIHPVLYKQYQLKKGSVKRTCAAGTVVERVLFHGTTKASSCEICLHGFNRSFCGKNATLYGRGVYFAVRAAISARDRYSPPSADGTKFIFMAKVLTGEFTAGRRELRAPPPREGSGAPQRYHSVVDDPRQPDIFVIFNDTQAYPQYLITCCSRHGGPL